The Couchioplanes caeruleus nucleotide sequence GGCCGAGAGCAACACCAGGACCTTCGACTCCGGTACGGCCCGGCGCACCGCGCGCGCGGTCACCAGCGGGTCGTCGTCGGCGTCGTCGAGGTCCAGCACCGTCACGTCGGGGCGTACGGGCAGCGACACCGTGTGCCGCCAGGCCGGCAGCTCGGCGACGACGTCCAGATCGTCCTGACCACGGAAGGCGGCGGCCAGGGCGCCGCGGTACAGCGGCGCATCCTGAACGACGGCGATGCGAATGCAATGGGAGCGCCCCGGCACCGCGCCATCGTGACACGCGGGAGATCCGCGACGCTGTCGCCGATCCGGCTCCGGGTGCGGCCGATCGGTCCGACAAAACCGGATGATCGGATCGAGGTGAGTCCATGAAGGTGGTTGCGTACGCCCTCAGCGGCGCAGCCCGTGCCGGCGGTGCACGGCCCTCTCCACCAGCGTCGCGGGCAGCACCCGGCGCAGAGCGAACACGGCCGGCGCGTTGCTGCCCACGGCGTACAGGGGTTTCGGCCGCGCCGCCTCGATCGCCCGGACGACGACCGCGGCCACCCGGCCGGCGCTGACACCGGCGTGCTCGTTGCGGTCCAGGGCGGCCAGCATCGTCTCGAAGTCGCGGCGGTGCACGGAATCCGGCGTCGTGTAGCGGGTGCGGCGTTCGCTGATGCCGGTGTTGATGGAGCCGGGCTCCACAGTGGTCAGCCAGACGCCGAACGGTGAGAGCTCGTGCCGGGCGCCGTCGCTGAACCCCTTGAGGGCGGCCTTCGTCGCGACGTACGACGAACGGTAGGCGAGCGGGAACGACGCCAGCATCGAGCCGACCATGACGACCCGGCCGTAGCCGCGCTGCCGCATGCCGGGCAGGGCCAGCTGGGTGAGGCGTACGGGCCCGAGCACGTTGACCTGGAACAGCCGGCGCAGCGCCTCACCGGGCAGCTCCTCGAACGGGCCGGACTGGCTCTCGCCGGCGTTGTTCACGAGCACGTCGACGTCGGCGACCCGGTCCGCGAGGGCTTCCACGGACTCGTCCGAGCCGAGGTCGAGCCGCAGGTATTCCACGCCTGCCGCTCGTTGCGAGGGATCGAGGACGTCCGGGTCGCGGCTCGTGCCGAGGACGCGGTAGCCGCGGGCGGCCAGCACGGCCGCGGTGGCCCGTCCGATGCCGGACGAGGCCCCGGTCACCAGGGCGGTGCGCTTCATCGACGCACCATACGCGCCCGCTATCGGCCGCGGTCCAGCCACTCGGCGAGCAGCGCGCGCTCCGTGCCGGTGAGCTGCGGCAATTCCGGTACGTACGCCCGGAAGGCGACGGCGGCCCCGGCGGCGTCGGCGGCGGGCAGGGCCGGGACATCGGTGAGGATCGCCCGCGTCACGGCGTCGTACATGGCGTCGGCGAGGCCGGGATCGCGCTGCTCGGGGGCGGTGGCGAGCAGGGTGAGCACCGCACCCGTGCCGGCGGCGTGGATGAGCTCGACGGCGCGGCGTTCCGGCACCCGCAGCCGGCCGATCGCGGCGACGCGGTGCACCCGGGCGCGCAGCACCTCGAGGCCCGCGGCGGCGGCCGGTGACGGTCCGCCGCGGGTGGGATCGGTGAGGAGGCCGAACAGGGCGGCGTTGGCGAGGCCGAACTCGATGTGCCGCTGCCATCCGGCGCGCAGGCCGGCGATCGGGTCGTCGTCGTCCCCGGCTGCCGACTTCGCCGCCACGTACGTGGCGAAGACGTGCTCGGCGACGGCGTCCAGCAGCGCATCCTTGTCCGCGAAGAAGCGGTAGATCGTCGGCGCCTGCATCCCGGCCGCCTGGGCGACCGCGCGGGTGGTGAGCGCGCCGGCCCCCTGCTCGCGGAGCAGTTGCGCCGCCGCCTCGACGATGTGGGTCCGCGTCTTCGGTCTGACCTCCGCCATGCTGCCAATGTTAACCGCCATTTGCTAACGCTGTTGCTAACGTTGGTAGCATGTTGCGCGATACGGCGTTAGCAAGGGAGAGATCATGATCATCGTTACCGGTGCGACCGGCCTGCTCGGCTCGCAGACCGTCGAACGGCTGCTGGAGCGTGTGCCGGCGCGGGACGTCGGCGTCAGCGTCCGGAATCCCGATCGCGCGGCCGGGCTGGCCGCACGGGGCGTCCGCGTCCGGCGCGGCGACTTCACGGCTCCCGCGTCCCTGCCCGAGGCGTTCGAGGGCGCGACGCAGGTCCTCATCGTCTCCGCCGACCGGACCGGCGAGGCGGCGGTCGCCCAGCACGCCGCAGCGATCGACGCGGCCGTCGCGGCCGGGGCCCGCCGCATCCTCTACACGAGCCACCAGGGCGCGGGGGAGCACTCGCGCTTCGAGCCGATGCCCGACCACGCCGCGACCGAGCGCTACCTCGCGAAGGCGGGCGTCGCCTTCACGTCGCTGCGTAACGGGTTCTACGCCGCCACGGTCCCCCGCCTGCTCGGCCGGGCGCTCGAGACCGGCGAGCTGGCCGCGCCCGCCGACGGCCCGGTCTCCTGGACGGCCCACGCCGACCTTGCCGAGGCGGCGGCGATCACGCTCGCCGAGGAGGGGCGATACGACGGTCCGACGCCGCCGCTGACCGCACCGCAGGCCCTCGACCTGGCGGACGTCGCGGCGATCCTCGGCGAGCTCACCGGCCGTACCGTGCGCCGCGTCGTCGTGGACGACGACGAATGGGTGGCGGGGCTGGTCGGGCACGGGGTGCCGCAGGAGCAGGCCACGATGCTGCTCGGCATGTTCCACGCCTCCCGGCGTGGCGAGTTCGCGGCCACCGGCCCGGAGCTGGAGAAGCTGCTCGAGCGTCCGGCCACCACGCTGCGAGCCGTGCTGGCGGCGACCCGGGCGTGAGGTGCGGGGCACCCGGTGCGGCGGTGCCGACGCGCAGGCCCCCGGGCGGCCCGGCGCAGGGTGGAGAAGTGGGGGCTGGTGGCGGCCGGCCCGGAGGTCTGCCGCCGGGAGGTGCCGGCAGCGGAATCCCTTCTGTTGACAAGCCGTAAACATAGAAGTAAAGCTATGTTACCGTTCACATCGAGCGGTTCCCGGCAGTGAAAGGCAGACCATTGGGTTCTCGCTCGTCATGGCGGACATTCCTCGCCGCGGCCGCCATTGCCGCGGCCGTCGTGCTCTCCCCGGCATCGGCCAAGGCGGCCGGCACGCTGCCCTGCGACATCTATGCGAGCGGCGGCACGCCCTGCGTCGCCGCGCACAGCACCACCCGCGCGCTCTTCGGTTCGTACTCCGGGTCGCTCTATCAGGTGCGCCGCTGGTCGGACAATGCGACCGCAAACGTGGGCGTCCTCGGCGCGGGCGGGTACGCGAACGCCGCGGCGCAGGACTCGTTCTGCTCGGGCACGTACTGCACGATCATCCGCATCTACGACCAGACGTCGCGGCACAACGACCTGACGATCGCGCCGGGCGGGGGTGCCAACCCCACCGCCGACCAGGGCGCCAACGCGGCGGCGCTGCCCGTCACCGCCGGCGGCCACAAGGTGTACGGCGTCTACATCTCGGCGGGCAACGGCTACCGCAACAACGCCACGAACGGCGTCGCCACCGGCAGCCAGCCCGAAGGCATGTACATGGTCACCGAGGGCACGCACGTCAACGACCGCTGCTGCTTCGACTACGGCAACGCCGAGACGAACAACCTGGACACCGGCAACGGCGACATGGATGCCATCTACTTCGGCAACCTCTGCTGGTTCTCGCCGTGCTCGGGCGGCCCGCGCGTCGCGGCGGACCTCGAGAACGGGCTGTTCGCCGGCGGCAACGGCTCCTGGACCGCCAACACCGGGCGCAACAGCGCGTTCGTGACGGCGGTCCTGAAGAACAACGGCACCTCCACGTACGCCATCAAGGACGGCAACGCCCAGTCCGGCGGCCTCGCCACCCGGTACGACGGCGCGCTGCCCAGCCAGTCGGGCTACCGGCCGATGACCAAGCAGGGCGCGATCATCCTGGGCATCGGCGGTGACAACAGCAACGGCTCGGTCGGCTCGTTCTTCGAGGGTGTGATGACCAGCGGGTACCCCGGCGACGCCACCGAGAACGCCGTGCAGGCCAACATCGTCTCCGTCGGTTACGGCAAGAACGTGTCCTTCCCGGTGAACGGGGCGACGTACCGGCTCACGAACCTGGTGAGCGGCAAGGTCCTCGACGCCGTCAACTGCGGCACCGCCAACGGCACCCAGATCGACGTCTGGCAGTCCCTGGGCAACACCTGCCAGCAGTGGCGGTTCACCAGCGTCGGCCCCAACAAGTGGACTGTCACGAACGTGAACGCGGGCAAGGTGCTCGACGCGGTCAACTGCGGCCAGGCCCTGGGCACCGCGGTCAACCTGTGGCAGTCGCTCGGCAACACCTGCCAGCAGTGGGCCGTCATCCCCGCCGGCAACGGCCGCTACGAGCTCGTCGTGGAGAACAGCGGCATGGTCCTCGACGACCAGAACTGCGGCACGGCGAACGGCACCAAGGCGCAACTCTGGATGTGGCTCAACAACACCTGCCAGCTCTGGTCCATCGCACCCTGACAGGCGACGGTTCTTGACCCTGACACAGGGGGAGACGGCACTCTGACTTCCGGCGGCGCGCCCGCGTCGCCGGAACAGGGGGTGGCGACATGATGGAGATCAGCCTGCGCGACGTGCCCGAGCAGCACGTCGTGTCGGAGACCCGTACGGTCGATCAGGCCGGGCTGGAGGCCTGGCTGCCCGGGGCGATGGCCCGGGTCGCGGACCGGGCCCGGGCGGCCGGCGGCCTGCTCGGCACCGACGACTGGCCGTTCCTCGGCCGGACCGGCGGGCCCGGCGAGCCGGTGTTCATCACCGTCTACGAGGGCAACCCCAACGACGGGCCCACGCCGGTCGAGGTCTGCGCGACGGTCGCCGCCGGCGGTGACCGGACCATTCCGGCACACCGCGAGGCGTACGCCCGCATCACCAAGTCCCAGGTCACCCGCGGCGAGCTGGGCGGCGTGTACGAGGCGATCGAGAAGTGGATCACCGAGAACGGGCTCGCCGTGGCCCGCGCCCCGCGCGAGACCTACTGGACCGACTTCCCCTCCGCCGGGCCCGATGACGAGGTCTTCGACGTCGCGTTCCCGGTGACCTGACGCTGTGAGGCCATGATCTCGCGGATACCGTACGGGCATGGCCGATCATCGGATGCTCGTCGTCGCGCACCGGGCCGGCAACACCGTCGACGGCCTGCGGGCGGCGCTCGCCTCGAACGCGGACCTCGTCGAAGCCGATGTGCACCTCTACCGTGGCGCCCTCGAGATGCGGCACAGCCGCACGCTCGGCCCGCGCCTCTACTGGGACAGGTCGAGCGGTGTGACCCGGCGGCGCGACGTGGTGGTGCCGGAGCTCGAGGAGATCCTCGCGGTCGCGGACGGTGACCCGCGGCTGCTGCTGGACCTGAAGGGCCGGTCCCTGGCCGTCGCCGCCCGCGTCGCCGAGACGCTGCGTGCCCGCCGGCCCGGCGTCCCGGTGGCGGTGTGCACGAAGGAGTGGCCGATGCTGGACGCCTTCGCCGGCGACGCGAACGTCCGCCGCATCCTGTCCGTCGCCAACGCGGTGCAGCTCGCCCGGCTGCGGGCCCGCCTGCGCGGCGAGCGCGTGGACGGCGTCTCGATCCGGCTGCGGCTGCTGACCGCCTCCGTGGTGGCCGAGCTGCGCCGGGCCACCGACCTCGTGCTGGCCTGGCCGGTCGACTCGCCGGCCGCGCTGGCCCGCGCCGAGCGCCTCGGCGTCACCGGGGTGGTCACGAAGAACGTGTGACGGTGGCGGCGATCCGGCTGATGGCTGCCACCGACATGTCCACGTCCGCCTCCGTCGTGGCGTGGCCGGACACCGAGATCCGCATCAGCCGGCGGCCGCGCCACGTGGTGCCGCCCAGCCAGCAGGTGCCGTCCAGCTGCACCGCTTCGATGATCCGGTCGGTACGCGCGTCGTCGCCGAAGCCGACCAGCACCTGGTTGAGCACCACCTCGTTGACCACCTCGAAGCCGGCGGCGGCCAGCCCGTCGGCGAACCGGCGTGCCAGCCGGCAGCACCGCTCGACCAGGTCGCCCACCCCCTCGGCGCCCAGCTCCCGCAACGCCGCCCAGACGGCGAAGCCCCGCGCCCGTCGCGACGATTCCGCGGTGTAGTCGGCGCCGCCGGAACCCGCCCCGGAGCCGACCAGGTACGCGGCCGCGTACGACATCGCCGCCACCTGCACCTCGGGACGGGAGCAGAACGCGAACGCGCTGTCGTACGGCACATTGAGCCACTTGTGCCCGTCGCAACCCCATGAATCGGCCCGCTCCACGCCGTCGACCAGGTGGCGGGTGCCCGGATGCGCGGCCGCCCACAGCCCGAAGGCGCCGTCGACGTGCGCCCATCCGCCGTACCGGTGCACCAGGTCGCAGGCCGTGCGCAGGTCGTCGCAGGCGCCGGTGTTGACGTTGCCCGCCTGCAGGCACACGATCGCGGGCACGCCCGGCTCCAGGGCCAGCACCCGGGCGAGATCGCCGGCGTCGAGGGCGCCGCCGGCGTCGGCCACGACCGGCTCGATGACGTCCGACCCGAGCCCCAGCAGCCGCAGCGACCGGTCCACCGTGGCGTGCCGCTCGGCGCCGGCGATCACCCGCAGCCGTGGCGCCCCCGGCAGGCCGCGGCGCTCGACGTCCCAGCCGGCCTCGGCCAGCAGGTGGTGGCGGGCCGCGGCCAGACCCACCGTGTTCGCCGCCTGCGCCCCGGTGACGAACCCGGCCGACGCGGTTGCCGGCAGGCCGAGCAGCTCCTTGAGCCAGCCGCCGGCCACCTCCTCGGCCGCGATGGCGGCCGGCGACAGCACGGCGTTGAACGCGCACTGGTCCCAGCCGGCCGCCAGGATGTCCGCCGCGGTGGCGGCCGGCAGCGCGCCGCCGATGACGAAACCGAAGAAGCGCGGCCCGGCGGTGGCCACGAGACCTCCGTCGGCCGCCGCGAGCAGGTCGGTGAGGACCTCGTCGGCCGGTGACCCGTACGCCGGCAGCGGCCCGCCGAACGCAGCCCGGACCTCGGCGGCGTCACGCGTGGCGCGTACGGGGCGTTCGGCCAGCGATGCGCGGTACCGGGCGGCCTCGGCGGCGGCCCGGTGCAGAAGTTCGCCCAGTTCGTCCATGGCACGACCGTACGCATAGTCATAGGCTTCGATGAAACCCCCATGCCCCCGCGCCGAGGAGAGGTCATGAAGCTGGTGCTCAGGTTCCTGATGGCGATGGTCGTGACGGCGGCGGCCGTGGCGCTGGGGTTCGCCGGCCCGGCGGCGGCGACCGGTCATCCCCGGTTCGACGCGCTCGTGTTCTCCAAGACGGCGGCGTTCCGGCACGACTCGATCCCGGCCGCCGTCGCCGCGATCCGGCAGCTCGGCGCCCAGTACCGGTTCCGGGTCGACGCGACCGAGGACGCCGCCGCGTTCACCGACGCCAACCTCGCCCGCTACGACGTCGTGATCTGGCTGAGCACCACCGGCGACGTGCTGAACGACGAGCAGCAGGCCGCCTTCGAGCGCTACATCCGCGCCGGCGGGGGCTACGCGGGCATCCACGCCGCGTCCGACACCGAGTACGACTGGCCCTGGTACGGCGGGCTCGTCGGGGCGTACTTCCGCGACCACCCGGGCGCGGTCAACGACCAGTTCCAGGTGGCCACGGTGAAGGTCCTCACCCGCGGAACCGCCGCCACGTGGCCGCTGCCGCGCCGCTGGCAGCGCGAGGAGGAGTGGTACAACTTCCGGACCAACCCGCGCGGCACCGTACGCGTCCTCGCCGAGGTGGACGAGAGCACCTACGACCCGCGCGGCTACAGCGAACCGGGCGGCTCACCCGGCATGGGCCCGCACCACCCGATCTCCTGGTGCCAGCCGTACGACGGCGGCCGAGCCTTCTACACCGCGATGGGACACAAGGCCGAGTACTACGCCGAGCCGCTGCTGCGGGCGCACATCCTCGGCGGCATCGAGATGGCGGCCGGCGCGGCCCGGTTCCCCTGCGGCCACGAGGACTGACGGCCGACGAGCTACCGCGGGTACCACAACGGCCCGGTATCTCGCCGTGGCCGCCGTTCGAGTGACGGGTCGGCCAGCCTGCGCCTCGGCGCCCCTGAGCCGCCGTTACGGTGCCGCCATGGACATCCCCGGACGTGCCGTACGCGCCTGCCTGGCCCTCGTCCTCGCCGGTGCCCTGACGGCCTGCCGCACCGAGGAGCCGGCCGTCACCCACGATCGGGCCTCCACCGTCTACGCCTCGGTCGTCACCCGGATCTACGGCACTCCGGCCCAGCGGCGAGCCGCCGACGAGCGGGCCTGGAAGCTCACGCAGATCGCGGCGGGGGAGTGCCGCCGCCGCGCCGGCATCGACTACCCGGCAAGGGGGTTCACGCCGGTCAGCGAGCGCACGTACGTCGCCCCGGGCGACCTCCTCGGGTTCGCCCCCGCCCGCGCGGACTTCGACATCGCCGGCCAGCTGGAGCTGCTCGTGCTGAAGGCCGTGAACGCCGAGCACTACGCCAGGTGGATGGCCAGGACCAAGCGCGGATCCGGGCCCGCCTGGGTGGCGGCCCAGCGCTGCGAGGCGACGGCGACGGCGACGACCGCCCGGCTCGCCCCCGAAGGTCAGGAGCACCTTGCCGCCGCCCTGGTCGCGGAGCTCAGCCGGGTCCAGGCAGCGGCCGCGCCGATGCTGCCGGCCGACTACCGCAACTGCCTGCACGCCCAAGGCTTCGACGCGGCCGGCCTGCCGGCCCTGCAGGCCCGGGTGGAGCAGGCGTTCCCCGCGGTGCCGGTGGGAGCCAGGACCGTCCCGGCCCGCCTGCCCGGCTGGCCGGACGCCGTCACCGTCGAACGCCGGGCGGCCGCCGCCGACGCCCGCTGCCGGGCGCGCGAAGCCGGCGCCGTGATGGAGGCCGCGCTGCCGCGCCTGACGACGTTCGCGGCCACGCACACCGAGGCGCTCGGCGAGATGAGCGCCGGGTGGTCCCGCATCGAGGTCGAGGCCCGGGAGCTGCGGTTCCCCGACTGAGGCGGGCTCAGCCTCGACGGCATCGTGGCGCTGTTCGAGCCCGATGCCGTCGTCGCCGGCCCGGGCGGCGACGGCGTCGTCGCCGGCCATGAGGCCATCCGTGCCGAGTACGCCGCCGTCCTCGCCCGTCGCCCGCACTTCAGCGTGGGCAACCGGCAACCGGCCATGATCTCCGGCGACCTCGCGCTGACCAGCACCTGGTTCGACGACGAGGACGGCGGCGCAGCGGCCGAGGTGGCCCGGCGCCAACCGGACGGCACCTGGCTCTGGGTGATCGACAAGGGGCAGATCCGCGGCCCTATCCGCTGATGAGCGCGAGCACGTCGTCGGTCGCCCGCACGTCGCCGAAGCTGCGGTAGACCGTGTGCAGCGTGGCGTTGTGGACCTCGTCGCGCGGAGCGGACGTCGCGTCCGCCACCATGACGACCCGATACCCGAGCGTGCTGGCGTCGCGCGCCGACGACTCGCAGCACACGTTGGTCACAGTCCCGGTGATCAGCACCGTGCCGATGCCGCGCTCGCGCAGCAGCGCCGGCAGCGGGGAGAAGCCGGGAAAGAAGGCGCTCGCAGCGGTCTTCTCGATCAGGAGATCAGCGTCGTGCACCACGAACTCATGCCACAGCCGGGACCGCAGTGGCCCCTCGCCACCGCTGCGGGAGAACATGCCGGCGATCTCGGGGCCGAAGAACTCCCGGGCGAGCGGTGACGGCTCGACGGTGCCGGGCAGCACCCAGACCACGAGACCGCCGGCTGCCCGCAGCGCATCCGCGAGCCGCGCGATGTTCGGCACGATGCCGTACGTGTACTCGTTCTCCTCCACGAAGAACGGCACCATGTCGACGACCACCAGCGCGGTCCGTGCCGGTACGAGCGACGTGAAGGCGTGCCGGCGACCGCGTCGGGCTTCCTGGCGCTCGTACTCCCGCTGCTCGATCTTCCAGGCGTGCACTCGGCGCTTCATCGGGCCGCCGGTTGGTCCCAGCCCTCCTGCGGGGTGGCGCAGGTGCCGCGGAAGACGTACTGCGAGGGCAGTTTGCGCTGCTCACTGGTCCAGTCGATCGGGGGCCGCCGCTGCTCCTCGGGCAGATAGCCCAGACGGTAGACGGCCATCAGTTCGAGGTCGTCCGGCACCCGGAGCAGGCGGACGATCTCGTCCCAGCGCCCGGGCACCTCCATCGGGAAGGAGATGAACTGGATGCCCATGCCGAGCTCCACGGTCGTGAGCCAGACGTTCTCCATCGCCGCGCCCATGCTGAACACCGAATAGAAAGAGGACAACTCTCCGGGCCGGTACTCCGATCGGTCGAGCATCACGCCGAGCAGCAGCGGGGAGCCCGCAACGAGTTTGCGGTTCTCCTCACCGAGGCTCTGCGGCACGCGCAGGGCGTTCATGAGTTTCTGTCCCCGGGAGGTGAACACCTGACCGGTGAAGGGGCGCAGCGGCGCGGGCAGCCGGTCGAACAGCATCCCGTCGCGACGCCGTTCCATCTCCTCCCTGCTGAAGCGGAAGTACGGCTTGTACCGCTCGAAGAACGTCCCGTTGGACATCGCCGCGGTCATGCTCTCCCCGCTGATCCGCGCGATGGCCTCGATCGTCGGCCGCTCCTCCACGATCACGAACCGCCACGGCTGGCTGTTCAGCTGCGACGGGGCGCGCCCCGCCACCTCCATCAGGAGTCGCTGGTGCTCCTCGGAGACCGGGTCGGGCAGGAAAGGACCGTTGGTCGTCTTACGGCGGCGCACCACATCGAGAAACTCCATCAGCGTCTCCTCCAGGTCAGAACGAGGGCGGTGGCGAACGCGGGCGCCGCCGACCCGGCGAGGACGGCATGCCGGCGAAGCCGCCCTCCGGCGTACGGCAGCGCGACGAGCGGACCGACCGCGGGCAGCAGCGCGAGGCCGGCGCCCCGGCGCTCGACAGCACTGGCGGCCAGCGCGACGGCGGTCAGCGAGGAGGTCGCGACATACAGCGCATGGTGCACCCAGCGGATACGCCGATTGTCGATCGCCCCCACGGCGACGGCCGTGCCGAAGGCGACGTTGCTCGCGTAGCTCAGGGCCGCGGCGGTGATCAGAGCCGTCGCCCGTCCGCTCATGGGTGCGCCCTCTCGTGGGTCAGCAGGAGGCGCTGCGGGAACATCGGCCGCACGCGCCATCCCGGCGGAACGACCGCTTGCAGTTCCCGCTGCCGGTAACTGCGGCGAATGGAGAGCAACCCGTCCTGATGGATGAACGAACCACGGGCGAACGGCAGCGTGGCGACGGCATACAGGCCGTAACCGGCCCGCCCCCGCGACAAGTCATTGTGGATGACCAGATGACGCGACAGCGCCGTGCTGTCCGCCAGCAAGGCCTCGAGCTCCGCCTTGTCGAGGTGATGCAGCAGATGGTTCGACACCACCAGGTCGTACCGTTCACCCCGCGCGACCAGATCCGCACTCGACGCCCGCTCGAAGCGAACCCCGCAATCCGGCAGCCCGCGCACATGACGAAGCGCGCGCTCGTCCGGGTCGACAGCCGTGGTCCGCAGCACCAGCCCGTCCCGGGCCGCCCACCCGGCGATGGAACGAGCGATGTCCCCGCCACCGAAGCCGACGTCCAGCAGCGTCGTGGGCCGCTCGGCGTCGAGACGCGGCCGGATCCACCGCCGGTAGATGCGCCGCCAGCCGGACACGAGCCGGTTGATGGTGCGGAACTGCTGATACGTCCGTTCCAGCCGGTCAGGATCGCAGTCGGGAAAGTCCATGAACTCCCGCGCCTCGGAGTCTCGCCGGGCGAACCTCGCACGCGTCATGCCACCATCAACCCGCGTCCCCCTCACCGCCCCCATCCTGCGCTGCCGCCGGCTGGTTCGCACCCCGGCGTACTCCGCAGAAGCGACGCCCCTGCGACGAGAAGCCGGTCAGCCCGCGAGGTGGCCGGTGTCGCCAAGCGTGAGGACGTGGCGGTTGTGGAAGTAGTCGTCCTCGTGCAGCGTGGTGATGTTGCCCGAGGCGGCCCGGAAATTGACGTACCCGAGCGAATCGATCGGCATCCCGATCCACGACGTCAGGACGAAGGTGACGGCAAAGCCGTGGGTCACGACGATCTGATGGTCGCAAGGATCTTCCAGAACGGTGTCCATGGCCGCATAGATCCGCTTCGCGAACGCTGCCTTGGTCTCAGCGCCCGGCACACCTTCGTGGTGGCCCATCCGGTCCCCGTCCGCCGGCGGCGGGCGGAATCGCTCGTCCAGCCACTCCTGGGGCCTGCCCTCGGCATCGCCGTAGGACTTCTCCCGAAGCCGGCTGTCCAGGATCGGCTCGACGTCGAACACGTCGGCGATTGTCGCGGCGGTCTGCGCGGTACGTTGCAGATCAGAGGAGAACAGCCGCACCTTCGCCGTCGGAGGAATCCTGTTCCGCAACGCCTGCGCGATCAAGAGGGCGGCGTGCTCGCCGGCCGGGGTCAGGCGCGAGTCGTGCCACCCACCGACCGTCCTCTCGACGTGGTGGGTCGCTTCCGGATGAGCGATGACATGGACGGTACGCAAGACCCGCGCCCTTCCTTCCGTCCGCCGGGATGCTGATGCCCGGGAAGCGTAACGGGGCGTCGGTCCGGGCGGAGACCCTGGCACGATCAACCGATGTCGAAGACGGATGGGGTTGTGGTCGTGGCGGTATGTGGTTCTCCCGGAGCGGGGAAGACCACCGTCGCAGCCGCAACAGCACACCATCTGGGGGTGCCGTTCTTGACGCGGGATGCGATCAAAACCGGTCTCGCTCTGTCCGCGGCTCGCGTGGCAGAGAACGGTACCGTGCACCTCGGCCCTGACTTCCACATCGCCGGCGGTCCCCTGAGCCGCCGCGCCGAGGCGGTGATGATCGACGCGGCGCGGCTTCTGGCCTCCTCCCGGGTGAGTTTCGTCGTGGAATCCTCGGTGCTGCCCAAAGAGCTGCTCGATGCGCTGCGCGACTGCCAGGCTCGAGTTCTCGCCCTGCACGTGGTCGCCGACAAAGCAGTGATCGGCAACCGGCTGCGGGGTCGCGCGTCGGGCGGGTCAGCCGTGGACCAACAGCTCGCAGCGCTGTTCGCCCGAGGTGAGATGGACCCGTTGATCTTCCGTCCGCCGTCCGGGGTGGACGCCGTCACAACGGTCGACACCTCGACCGGCGAGGAGCCGCCGGTCCAGATCATCGAGCAAGCGTTCATGACGTTGCTGACCTCGACTCGCGCGACCGGAAGCCAGGGTCCCGGACGCACGCCGACCTGACCGGGCCCGCCGGCCTCGGCGACCCTGCCATCCGGCGCGGCCAAGCACCTACGACAGCAGGGAGTCCTCCGGGCCGTGGCTGCCGGCCGGGTACTCCAGCAGCGGCACCGCTCCCTTGCGCCAGGCGGACAGCACCGGGTCCACGATCCGCCAGCACTGCTCGGCGGTGTCGCCGCGGACCGACAGGCTCGGGTCGTCGTCGAGGACTCCGCGCAGCACCTCCCCGTACGCGGCCAGCTCGCCGGGACCGAATTCGGCATCGAGGGTCACCGGGTCGATCTCGAACGGGTCACCGGGGCCGTTGATGTTGAGGTCCAGGGCGAGCCGGTCGGGACCGAAACCGATCCGGAGCCGGTCCGGCCGGTCGTAGCCGGTCAGCCCGTCGGGTACGCGGGCGGGCTGCTTGAACGTGATGACGGCTTCCTTGCGGGTCGCGCTCATCGCCTTGCCGGAGCGCAGCCGGAACGGCACTCCCGCCCAGCGCCAGGTGTCGACCGCCAGCACCACCTCCGCGAGGGTCTCCGTACCCCGGCTCTCCTCAACCCCCGCCTCGTCCGCGTACGCGGGAAGGCGGCGACCGTCGATCTCGCCCGCCGTGTACCGCGCCCGGCGGCTGCAGGCCTGCACGTCGTCGTGCCACAACCGGGTGGCGCGCAGCACC carries:
- a CDS encoding glycerophosphodiester phosphodiesterase, with protein sequence MADHRMLVVAHRAGNTVDGLRAALASNADLVEADVHLYRGALEMRHSRTLGPRLYWDRSSGVTRRRDVVVPELEEILAVADGDPRLLLDLKGRSLAVAARVAETLRARRPGVPVAVCTKEWPMLDAFAGDANVRRILSVANAVQLARLRARLRGERVDGVSIRLRLLTASVVAELRRATDLVLAWPVDSPAALARAERLGVTGVVTKNV
- a CDS encoding GyrI-like domain-containing protein: MMEISLRDVPEQHVVSETRTVDQAGLEAWLPGAMARVADRARAAGGLLGTDDWPFLGRTGGPGEPVFITVYEGNPNDGPTPVEVCATVAAGGDRTIPAHREAYARITKSQVTRGELGGVYEAIEKWITENGLAVARAPRETYWTDFPSAGPDDEVFDVAFPVT
- a CDS encoding arabinofuranosidase catalytic domain-containing protein translates to MGSRSSWRTFLAAAAIAAAVVLSPASAKAAGTLPCDIYASGGTPCVAAHSTTRALFGSYSGSLYQVRRWSDNATANVGVLGAGGYANAAAQDSFCSGTYCTIIRIYDQTSRHNDLTIAPGGGANPTADQGANAAALPVTAGGHKVYGVYISAGNGYRNNATNGVATGSQPEGMYMVTEGTHVNDRCCFDYGNAETNNLDTGNGDMDAIYFGNLCWFSPCSGGPRVAADLENGLFAGGNGSWTANTGRNSAFVTAVLKNNGTSTYAIKDGNAQSGGLATRYDGALPSQSGYRPMTKQGAIILGIGGDNSNGSVGSFFEGVMTSGYPGDATENAVQANIVSVGYGKNVSFPVNGATYRLTNLVSGKVLDAVNCGTANGTQIDVWQSLGNTCQQWRFTSVGPNKWTVTNVNAGKVLDAVNCGQALGTAVNLWQSLGNTCQQWAVIPAGNGRYELVVENSGMVLDDQNCGTANGTKAQLWMWLNNTCQLWSIAP
- a CDS encoding TetR/AcrR family transcriptional regulator, translated to MAEVRPKTRTHIVEAAAQLLREQGAGALTTRAVAQAAGMQAPTIYRFFADKDALLDAVAEHVFATYVAAKSAAGDDDDPIAGLRAGWQRHIEFGLANAALFGLLTDPTRGGPSPAAAAGLEVLRARVHRVAAIGRLRVPERRAVELIHAAGTGAVLTLLATAPEQRDPGLADAMYDAVTRAILTDVPALPAADAAGAAVAFRAYVPELPQLTGTERALLAEWLDRGR
- a CDS encoding SDR family oxidoreductase; its protein translation is MKRTALVTGASSGIGRATAAVLAARGYRVLGTSRDPDVLDPSQRAAGVEYLRLDLGSDESVEALADRVADVDVLVNNAGESQSGPFEELPGEALRRLFQVNVLGPVRLTQLALPGMRQRGYGRVVMVGSMLASFPLAYRSSYVATKAALKGFSDGARHELSPFGVWLTTVEPGSINTGISERRTRYTTPDSVHRRDFETMLAALDRNEHAGVSAGRVAAVVVRAIEAARPKPLYAVGSNAPAVFALRRVLPATLVERAVHRRHGLRR
- a CDS encoding NAD(P)H-binding protein; this translates as MIIVTGATGLLGSQTVERLLERVPARDVGVSVRNPDRAAGLAARGVRVRRGDFTAPASLPEAFEGATQVLIVSADRTGEAAVAQHAAAIDAAVAAGARRILYTSHQGAGEHSRFEPMPDHAATERYLAKAGVAFTSLRNGFYAATVPRLLGRALETGELAAPADGPVSWTAHADLAEAAAITLAEEGRYDGPTPPLTAPQALDLADVAAILGELTGRTVRRVVVDDDEWVAGLVGHGVPQEQATMLLGMFHASRRGEFAATGPELEKLLERPATTLRAVLAATRA